Proteins encoded in a region of the Desulfobotulus mexicanus genome:
- a CDS encoding GntR family transcriptional regulator: MPIRPSVHTEHNILHRILSGTWPEGTSLPPERELAESLGVTRPTLRETLKLLERQGWITIRHGRSSVVNDFWKSGGMGILSTLARYTEFIPLSLITELLELRIELLPPCARLAAIHNPASVAALLTPDQMPGEDPRIFSEFDWHLQETMILAAGRRVSLLMYNDFKALFINGGTLYFQSSETREESMEYYAALPDLLFTDPDAVEKIAADAMKKSLAYWQSLFPGTADAEEPTTKAEEP, from the coding sequence ATGCCCATACGCCCTTCCGTTCATACCGAGCACAACATTCTGCACCGCATCCTTTCTGGCACATGGCCCGAAGGCACATCCCTGCCCCCTGAACGGGAACTGGCAGAAAGCCTCGGAGTCACACGACCCACCCTCAGGGAAACCCTGAAACTCCTTGAGCGTCAGGGCTGGATCACCATCCGCCATGGCAGAAGCTCCGTGGTCAATGATTTCTGGAAAAGCGGTGGCATGGGTATTCTCAGCACCCTTGCCCGGTATACGGAATTCATTCCCCTTTCTCTGATTACGGAACTGCTGGAACTGCGCATAGAGCTTCTGCCGCCCTGCGCCCGTCTGGCTGCCATCCACAATCCTGCATCCGTGGCTGCCCTTCTGACACCGGATCAAATGCCCGGAGAAGACCCAAGGATTTTTTCAGAATTTGACTGGCACCTTCAGGAAACCATGATTCTGGCTGCAGGCAGAAGGGTATCCCTTCTCATGTACAATGATTTCAAGGCCCTTTTCATCAACGGCGGAACCCTCTACTTTCAGAGCTCCGAAACACGCGAGGAATCCATGGAATATTATGCCGCACTCCCTGATCTTCTTTTTACAGATCCCGATGCCGTGGAAAAAATTGCCGCTGATGCCATGAAGAAAAGCCTTGCCTACTGGCAGAGCCTCTTCCCCGGAACGGCAGATGCGGAAGAACCCACAACAAAGGCGGAGGAACCATGA
- the cysS gene encoding cysteine--tRNA ligase has protein sequence MSLRIYNTLNREKEIFTPMEAGKVSIYVCGPTVYDYSHIGHARSVIFFDVMVRYFRAMGYGVTYVRNFTDVDDKIIQKAIETDSDSASVSETFIQAFHEDMDRLHVLRPDLEPRATAHISDIIDVVESLIEKGHAYPVDGDVYFAVETFDGYGKLSGRKLEDMEAGSRIAVDERKKNPHDFALWKTAKPGEPAWESPWGPGRPGWHIECTAMSCVLLGATFDIHGGGKDLIFPHHENEIAQSEAATGQPFARYWVHNGFVNINHEKMSKSLGNFLRVRDAIRTWHPEAIRLFLLSSHYRSPIDFTDQYLDEAAQNLDKVYGLFQRVEEKGCTLPENRGSLWQTFCEAMDDDFNTAKAMGLVYDAIRSANRLLDEGSGPSVEEAAVLTADCRAVAAVLGIGNEEAPAYFAAKKEKGLSSTGLNAAEIDALVLARTEARKQKDFKKADEIRQQLTDMGVVLEDKAEGTLWRMA, from the coding sequence ATGAGTTTACGCATATATAATACCCTGAACCGGGAAAAAGAAATTTTTACTCCCATGGAGGCAGGCAAGGTCAGTATTTATGTCTGCGGTCCCACGGTATATGATTACAGCCACATCGGTCATGCCCGTTCCGTTATTTTTTTTGATGTTATGGTCCGCTACTTCCGGGCCATGGGGTATGGGGTAACCTATGTTCGCAATTTTACGGATGTGGATGATAAGATTATTCAGAAAGCCATTGAAACTGATTCGGATTCTGCCTCGGTTTCCGAAACCTTTATTCAGGCCTTCCATGAGGATATGGACAGGCTCCATGTGCTGCGTCCGGATCTGGAGCCCAGAGCCACCGCCCACATCAGTGACATAATAGATGTGGTTGAGAGTCTCATTGAAAAAGGTCATGCCTATCCCGTGGACGGGGATGTGTATTTTGCCGTGGAAACCTTTGATGGCTATGGGAAGCTTTCCGGAAGAAAACTTGAGGATATGGAGGCCGGCTCCCGTATAGCCGTGGATGAACGGAAGAAAAATCCCCATGACTTTGCCCTCTGGAAGACGGCCAAACCGGGTGAGCCTGCCTGGGAGAGTCCATGGGGTCCGGGCAGACCAGGCTGGCACATTGAATGTACTGCCATGAGCTGCGTTCTTCTGGGTGCCACCTTTGACATCCATGGCGGTGGTAAGGATCTGATTTTTCCCCACCATGAAAATGAGATTGCCCAGAGTGAAGCCGCCACAGGGCAGCCCTTTGCCCGTTATTGGGTGCACAATGGTTTTGTGAATATCAACCATGAGAAAATGTCCAAATCCCTTGGTAATTTCCTCCGGGTTCGGGATGCTATTCGGACCTGGCATCCTGAGGCCATCCGTCTTTTTCTCCTCTCCAGCCATTACAGAAGCCCCATTGATTTTACGGATCAGTATCTGGATGAAGCCGCCCAGAACCTTGATAAGGTCTATGGCCTTTTCCAGAGGGTGGAGGAAAAGGGCTGTACCCTGCCGGAAAACCGGGGAAGCCTCTGGCAGACCTTTTGTGAGGCCATGGACGATGATTTCAATACGGCAAAGGCCATGGGCCTTGTTTATGATGCCATCAGGTCCGCCAACCGTCTTCTGGATGAGGGTTCCGGACCTTCCGTTGAAGAAGCTGCTGTGCTGACAGCGGACTGCAGGGCTGTGGCTGCCGTGCTGGGTATAGGCAATGAAGAGGCTCCTGCCTATTTTGCCGCAAAAAAGGAAAAGGGTCTTTCCAGCACCGGTCTGAATGCAGCTGAGATTGACGCACTGGTGCTGGCCCGCACAGAGGCGAGAAAGCAGAAGGATTTTAAAAAGGCCGATGAAATCCGTCAGCAGCTTACGGACATGGGCGTGGTTCTGGAAGATAAAGCTGAAGGCACCCTGTGGCGGATGGCATGA
- a CDS encoding FGGY-family carbohydrate kinase, protein MKDCILSIDCGTQSLRAHLFDAEGRLLASEKRCYAPYESPKPGWAEQDALLFWDNLCKACLSLKEKAPEAFSRIAGMGIATQRATMVCLDRMGNPLRPAITWLDQRKASPVLQAGLLSPFLHLAGASRLVHKAQTDAKCNWIAQNQPGLWKKTACYMQVSGFLNHRLTGNFSDSIASQIGHLPFDYKKQAWSGPLSLSRRLFPVPENKLPELIPPGAVLGRVTARASLETGIQEGVPVIACGSDKGCETLGAGVFQPGMASLSFGTTATVQTTTKDYFEPLRFMPAYPAPVPGYYNPEVEIFRGYWMITWFKNEFGHPETQEAMECQLPVEILLDRLLAETPPGAMGLVLQPFWSPGLHHPDAKGSLIGFGDVHTRAHVYRAVIEGLAYGLLDGLHSIEKRGKIPIHTLAVSGGASQSDAVCQISADIFNRPLVRGETCETSGLGAALVTAVGLGLHPDVTTALSRMVRVQQRFVPDADNVRLYHRLYTEVYQRMYKALAPLYRKIRDITGYPESQ, encoded by the coding sequence ATGAAAGATTGCATTCTGTCCATCGACTGCGGCACCCAGAGCCTGCGGGCCCATCTCTTTGATGCCGAAGGCCGCTTGTTGGCATCTGAAAAACGCTGCTACGCTCCCTATGAAAGCCCCAAACCAGGGTGGGCAGAACAGGATGCACTGTTGTTCTGGGATAATCTCTGCAAAGCCTGCCTGAGCCTCAAGGAAAAAGCTCCGGAAGCATTCTCCCGCATAGCAGGCATGGGCATCGCCACCCAGCGGGCCACCATGGTATGCCTGGACAGGATGGGTAACCCCCTGCGCCCGGCCATCACCTGGCTGGATCAGCGCAAGGCCTCTCCTGTCTTGCAAGCGGGTTTGCTTTCTCCTTTTCTGCACCTTGCCGGAGCATCCCGGCTGGTGCACAAGGCCCAGACCGATGCCAAATGCAACTGGATAGCCCAGAACCAGCCGGGGCTCTGGAAAAAAACCGCCTGCTACATGCAGGTTTCTGGCTTTCTCAACCACAGACTAACGGGAAATTTCAGCGACTCCATAGCCTCACAGATCGGGCACCTCCCCTTTGATTATAAAAAACAGGCCTGGAGCGGTCCACTTTCCCTCAGCCGCCGCCTCTTTCCTGTTCCGGAAAATAAACTGCCGGAGCTTATCCCGCCCGGTGCTGTCCTCGGCAGGGTCACGGCCAGAGCATCCCTGGAAACGGGCATTCAGGAAGGTGTGCCCGTCATCGCCTGCGGATCGGACAAGGGATGTGAAACCTTAGGGGCCGGAGTTTTTCAGCCGGGTATGGCGAGTCTGAGCTTTGGAACCACGGCTACGGTACAGACCACAACGAAGGATTATTTTGAACCCCTTCGCTTCATGCCCGCCTACCCGGCCCCGGTTCCCGGATACTACAATCCTGAGGTGGAGATCTTCCGGGGATACTGGATGATAACCTGGTTCAAGAACGAATTCGGCCATCCTGAAACCCAGGAAGCCATGGAGTGCCAGCTTCCCGTGGAAATACTGCTGGACCGTCTTCTGGCCGAAACCCCTCCCGGAGCCATGGGCCTTGTACTGCAACCCTTCTGGAGTCCAGGTCTGCACCATCCGGACGCCAAGGGAAGCCTCATCGGGTTCGGAGACGTGCATACCCGGGCCCATGTATACAGGGCCGTTATCGAAGGACTGGCCTATGGTCTGCTGGACGGTCTGCACAGCATTGAAAAACGGGGAAAAATTCCCATCCATACCCTTGCAGTTTCCGGAGGTGCTTCCCAAAGCGATGCAGTGTGTCAGATTTCTGCGGATATTTTCAACCGCCCTCTGGTGCGGGGGGAAACCTGCGAGACCTCGGGCCTTGGGGCCGCTCTGGTCACGGCCGTAGGACTCGGCCTGCATCCGGATGTAACGACCGCCCTTTCCCGCATGGTACGGGTGCAGCAGCGTTTTGTCCCGGATGCCGACAATGTGAGACTTTATCATCGCCTTTACACCGAAGTGTACCAGCGCATGTACAAGGCCCTTGCCCCTCTGTACCGGAAAATCCGGGATATCACGGGGTATCCGGAAAGCCAGTGA
- a CDS encoding glycerol-3-phosphate dehydrogenase/oxidase produces MNNYDLIVIGGGITGAGIFREAAAIGLSVLLLEGSDFSSGTSGRSSKLVHGGLRYLKQGHLHLTLDSVRHRERLLRELPGLVTELPFLMPMYRDGGPSLLQMKAGLFLYDLMAGKQRHSFKSLENIRFNLPGIRNEKLSGAFSFHDAQVDDSRLVLRLIREALCHEKAFAQNYTRVTSLAKNKEGRVTGVCAEDRETGEKRKYYAPLVVNATGVFSARLHPLPSKKLHIRPLRGSHLVFPSHILPLKTAVSFFHPHDQRPVFLIPWEGALIFGTTDEDSTLKDAENPVITRDEVLYLLTALKHLFPDAGFSEKNILSTFAGLRPVVTESMTKKPSQESREHIVWQAPGLISVTGGKLTTFRKLAWDTLKLGCRQRHLPQPDIKTPVVKAFYQPCPPNLNPKLWKLLCGRYGSDAQYLETQNPALLEFIPGTRNILAEIPLVCRDASIRHLDDLLLRRLRLGLVLADGGMDMMEEIRDLALPVLGWSPEKWNHEVLRYHALWQKNHGVPR; encoded by the coding sequence ATGAACAATTATGATCTCATTGTCATCGGAGGCGGCATTACAGGGGCAGGCATCTTTCGCGAAGCTGCAGCCATAGGCCTTTCAGTCCTCCTCCTTGAAGGATCTGACTTCAGCTCCGGCACATCGGGCAGGTCTTCCAAACTGGTGCACGGCGGGCTGCGCTACCTGAAACAGGGGCATCTGCACCTTACTCTGGATTCCGTCCGGCACCGGGAAAGACTTCTCCGGGAGCTGCCGGGACTTGTAACAGAACTTCCCTTTCTCATGCCCATGTACAGGGATGGCGGACCTTCGCTTCTGCAGATGAAGGCAGGACTCTTTCTCTATGATCTTATGGCAGGGAAACAACGCCACTCATTTAAAAGTCTTGAAAACATCCGCTTTAACCTTCCCGGAATACGAAATGAAAAACTCTCCGGTGCCTTTAGCTTCCATGATGCTCAGGTGGATGACAGCCGCCTTGTGCTGCGGCTCATCAGAGAAGCCCTTTGCCATGAAAAGGCCTTTGCCCAGAACTACACAAGGGTTACAAGCCTTGCAAAAAACAAAGAGGGCCGGGTGACAGGAGTCTGCGCCGAGGACAGGGAAACAGGGGAAAAAAGAAAATATTATGCCCCCCTTGTGGTCAATGCCACGGGTGTTTTTTCAGCGAGACTTCACCCCCTGCCTTCCAAAAAACTGCATATCCGGCCCTTAAGGGGAAGCCACCTTGTCTTTCCTTCCCATATTCTGCCCCTGAAAACAGCCGTGAGCTTTTTCCACCCCCATGATCAACGCCCGGTTTTTCTCATTCCATGGGAAGGTGCCCTGATTTTTGGCACCACAGACGAAGACAGCACCCTGAAGGATGCGGAAAACCCCGTCATCACCAGAGATGAGGTTCTTTATCTCCTGACGGCACTGAAGCATCTTTTTCCGGATGCAGGATTCAGCGAAAAAAATATTCTCTCCACCTTTGCGGGGCTGCGACCCGTTGTAACGGAAAGCATGACCAAAAAACCCTCACAGGAATCAAGGGAGCATATAGTATGGCAGGCTCCGGGGCTTATCAGCGTAACGGGCGGCAAACTCACCACCTTCAGAAAACTGGCCTGGGATACTTTGAAGCTGGGCTGCCGCCAGCGCCATCTGCCCCAACCCGACATCAAAACTCCCGTTGTTAAGGCCTTTTATCAGCCCTGCCCACCAAACCTGAATCCGAAATTATGGAAGCTGCTCTGCGGCCGCTACGGCAGTGATGCACAATATCTTGAAACCCAAAACCCTGCCCTGCTTGAATTCATTCCCGGAACCCGTAATATCCTCGCAGAAATCCCCCTTGTCTGTCGGGATGCTTCCATACGCCATCTAGACGACCTTCTTCTGCGTCGCCTGCGCCTCGGCCTTGTTCTGGCCGATGGCGGCATGGACATGATGGAGGAAATCAGGGATCTGGCCCTGCCTGTTCTGGGCTGGAGCCCCGAAAAATGGAACCATGAGGTCCTGAGATACCATGCTCTCTGGCAGAAAAACCATGGAGTTCCCCGATGA
- the ispF gene encoding 2-C-methyl-D-erythritol 2,4-cyclodiphosphate synthase yields MHPFDLRTGIGSDTHRLVTGRPLILGGVRLDHPMGLLGHSDADVLTHAVCDALLGAAGMGDIGGLFPDSDPAFKDISSLKLLEITGSHLKASGFSVVNIDATVFAQAPRIGPHRKEMEKNIAGCLAMPADRVNIKATTTEGLDAVGRGEGISATAIVLIWQGDKKDGLQGGLK; encoded by the coding sequence ATGCATCCTTTTGATCTGCGCACTGGCATAGGCAGTGACACCCACCGTCTGGTAACAGGACGCCCCCTTATCCTTGGTGGCGTAAGACTGGACCATCCCATGGGTCTTCTGGGCCATTCCGATGCGGACGTGCTTACCCATGCTGTCTGTGATGCTTTGCTTGGCGCTGCGGGAATGGGGGATATAGGAGGTCTTTTTCCGGACTCCGACCCTGCCTTTAAAGATATTTCCAGCCTGAAACTTCTTGAAATCACAGGCAGTCATCTGAAAGCATCCGGATTTTCTGTTGTGAATATAGATGCCACTGTTTTTGCACAGGCCCCCAGAATTGGTCCGCACCGTAAAGAAATGGAAAAAAATATTGCAGGCTGTCTTGCCATGCCTGCGGATCGTGTGAATATCAAGGCCACAACCACCGAAGGGCTGGATGCGGTGGGCCGTGGGGAAGGCATTTCTGCCACTGCCATTGTCCTGATCTGGCAAGGGGATAAAAAGGATGGTTTGCAAGGCGGTTTGAAATGA
- a CDS encoding response regulator produces the protein MKDHIRILIIDDHPLFREGLKSIIERNKRFELVGEAGSGKEGLRMARELKPDLVLVDISLPDINGIQLTRDLTAASHPVRILIVSMHAKIDYIAEAFQAGAIGYIAKDSASDRLIQGIETAMRGDYYLDSAISHQVVEKLIQFPVKEAKITDTEYGSLTPREQEVMRLLAEGSTPKDIGDRLCISPKTVENHRANIMKKLNVHSTMELVRYAARLGLIDVDLWKE, from the coding sequence TTGAAAGACCATATCCGTATCCTAATTATTGATGATCACCCCCTTTTCCGTGAAGGGCTGAAATCCATCATTGAAAGAAACAAACGCTTTGAACTGGTGGGAGAAGCCGGATCCGGCAAAGAGGGTCTGCGCATGGCAAGGGAACTTAAACCGGATCTGGTGCTTGTGGATATATCACTGCCTGACATCAACGGCATACAGCTCACCCGGGATCTCACCGCCGCTTCCCACCCAGTGCGTATTCTCATTGTGTCCATGCATGCCAAGATTGATTATATTGCCGAAGCCTTTCAGGCAGGTGCCATCGGATACATTGCCAAGGATTCCGCATCGGACCGACTGATTCAGGGTATAGAAACAGCCATGAGGGGGGACTATTATCTGGACAGTGCTATTTCCCATCAGGTTGTGGAAAAGCTCATACAGTTTCCCGTAAAAGAAGCCAAGATCACAGATACGGAATACGGTTCCCTTACGCCCAGAGAACAGGAAGTCATGCGTCTTCTGGCCGAAGGCAGCACGCCCAAGGACATAGGCGACCGCCTCTGCATCAGTCCGAAAACAGTGGAAAATCACCGGGCCAACATCATGAAAAAGCTCAATGTTCACTCCACCATGGAGCTGGTACGCTATGCAGCCCGGCTGGGTCTCATTGATGTGGATCTCTGGAAAGAATAA
- a CDS encoding ARMT1-like domain-containing protein, translated as MNIDMDMKREVADNHKAAQAAWEAAFYIENHLDHAAYPEEVAPPEQVGFMVHTAPEERYYPCSEKMYQAIMGRNASDFLQQRYREVLERILYLVDAFIEKEDEKDFLKALIRIKFQHETRDELMIPSRIEKRLFRIFLNQTNIVDPYLEEKYLRNQRAVQVLSSKEFKDAFDYVDLSAMKRPPVSLGRIRDNLNSLELQRLFLMTGASELWQGESCMLPDKEGFLDIFSRPLTGDVKDLFCFLGVRGESFHCSDAGDRKKILWLANEAGEIIMDLKIIRYLARLGHKIVVSFKGEPIFTKVDFADVMEDRVLQQALETARILGDPEVSKNALVDILRKEENIIVISDGTRENVNLLLACTTFARAFKECDLIISRGEEQRRRFFDTHFQFTRPVFNICTMEGGRVDILHKPAPQDVIRFSHFDLERRAKGIIGQMKDARENGMAVMFYSGIIGSIPGKIDEAKRIMTVFIDYLRTLFARTFILNPSQYYEPGMDADDLMYMWEIVQRSGYIDIWRFQTYEDIAETFTLLGEKVPPEWVGKDATYSTGCTKEMHIAMDVLKNNPEMQLMGPPAEKFMRRKDYGVGKMHDKKL; from the coding sequence ATGAATATAGATATGGATATGAAAAGGGAAGTAGCGGATAATCATAAAGCAGCTCAGGCGGCCTGGGAAGCAGCATTTTATATTGAAAATCATCTGGATCATGCAGCCTACCCCGAAGAGGTGGCGCCGCCTGAGCAGGTGGGATTTATGGTGCATACGGCTCCGGAAGAGCGTTATTATCCCTGCTCGGAAAAAATGTATCAGGCCATCATGGGAAGGAATGCCTCGGATTTTCTACAGCAGCGCTATCGGGAAGTGCTGGAACGTATTCTTTACCTTGTGGATGCCTTTATAGAAAAAGAAGATGAGAAAGACTTTCTGAAGGCCCTGATACGGATTAAGTTCCAGCACGAAACCCGGGATGAGCTGATGATTCCATCCCGCATAGAAAAAAGACTTTTCCGGATTTTTCTTAATCAGACAAATATAGTTGATCCCTATCTTGAGGAAAAGTATCTGCGGAATCAGAGGGCAGTTCAGGTTTTGTCTTCAAAGGAATTCAAGGATGCCTTTGATTATGTGGATCTTTCTGCCATGAAAAGGCCTCCTGTTTCTCTGGGAAGAATACGGGATAACCTTAATTCCCTTGAACTCCAACGACTTTTTCTCATGACCGGAGCCAGTGAGCTGTGGCAGGGTGAATCCTGTATGCTTCCTGACAAAGAGGGGTTTCTGGATATTTTTTCCCGTCCTCTGACGGGTGATGTGAAAGACCTTTTCTGTTTTCTGGGGGTTCGGGGTGAATCCTTTCACTGCAGTGATGCGGGAGACAGGAAAAAAATTCTCTGGCTTGCCAATGAAGCCGGTGAAATCATAATGGATTTAAAAATCATCCGTTATCTTGCCCGCCTTGGTCATAAAATTGTTGTGAGTTTCAAGGGTGAACCCATTTTTACCAAGGTCGATTTTGCCGATGTCATGGAAGACAGGGTACTGCAGCAGGCATTGGAAACAGCCCGTATTTTGGGAGATCCTGAAGTCAGTAAGAATGCCCTGGTGGATATTTTAAGAAAAGAAGAAAATATAATTGTGATTTCAGATGGTACAAGGGAAAATGTCAATCTCCTTTTAGCCTGTACTACCTTTGCAAGGGCATTTAAGGAATGTGATCTCATTATTTCCAGAGGTGAAGAGCAGCGCAGGCGCTTTTTTGATACCCATTTCCAGTTTACCCGTCCTGTTTTCAATATCTGCACCATGGAGGGGGGCAGGGTGGATATTCTGCATAAGCCTGCTCCGCAGGACGTAATCCGTTTTTCCCATTTTGATCTGGAGCGCAGGGCTAAGGGCATTATCGGACAGATGAAAGATGCCAGAGAGAACGGTATGGCTGTTATGTTTTACAGCGGTATTATCGGTTCCATACCCGGTAAAATAGATGAAGCCAAGCGGATTATGACGGTTTTCATTGATTATCTGCGAACTCTTTTTGCAAGGACCTTTATCCTAAATCCATCGCAATACTATGAACCCGGAATGGATGCCGATGACCTCATGTATATGTGGGAGATTGTGCAGCGCAGTGGCTATATAGATATATGGCGTTTTCAGACCTACGAGGATATTGCGGAAACCTTTACCCTCCTTGGAGAAAAGGTGCCTCCGGAGTGGGTGGGAAAGGATGCCACCTATTCTACAGGGTGTACCAAGGAAATGCACATTGCCATGGATGTGCTGAAGAACAATCCAGAGATGCAGCTGATGGGACCACCCGCGGAAAAATTCATGCGCCGTAAGGACTATGGGGTGGGCAAGATGCATGACAAAAAACTGTAA
- the uvrB gene encoding excinuclease ABC subunit UvrB has product MKADQKKKSRSSLLAVSSEKGSEKSPEVPDYSGFDGDFHIVSAFEPKGDQPAAIDALVRGIREQAPHQVLLGVTGSGKTFTMAHVIAAAKRPALIIAPNKTLAAQLFNEFRQLFPHNAVEYFVSYYDYYQPEAYIPSSDTYIAKDSAINEMIDKMRHSATRSVLTRRDVIVVASVSCIYGLGAPEDYLALRVELATGQEKGRDRLLRELTAMQYTRSDLDFHRGTFRVRGDRVEIFPAYEEDRAVRVEFFGDEIEGLAEIDPLRGEILRKMRTTAIFPGSHYVTEKATRKRAVAAIEAELKERISFLRSENKLVEAQRIEERTNYDLEMLREIGYCTGIENYSRHLTGRNPGEPPPTLFDYFPDDLLIFFDESHIAVPQVGGMYKGDRSRKETLVNFGFRLPSALDNRPLRFPEFEKKAEQVIYVSATPADHELEKAGDRVAEQIVRPTGLVDPPIEVRSAEHQVDDLYDEIKACLELGGKVLVTTLTKRMAEDLTDYYTDTGIRVRYLHSDISTLERIEIIQDLRMDRFDVLVGINLLREGLDIPEVALVAILDADKEGFLRSARSLIQTCGRAARNVIGRVIMYADRITPSMAKCLEETGRRRSIQQAYNETHGITPVSTTKVIGSMAVFGVADGDSIGMDMAAESSAPFEVEKKGGDLRSIIAGLEAEMMAASEELAFERAARLRDRIRELRSLQDL; this is encoded by the coding sequence ATGAAAGCGGATCAGAAAAAAAAGTCCCGCAGCTCATTGCTGGCAGTTTCCTCTGAAAAGGGTTCAGAAAAGTCACCTGAGGTTCCGGATTATTCCGGTTTTGATGGTGACTTTCACATTGTATCGGCCTTTGAACCCAAAGGAGACCAGCCTGCTGCCATAGATGCCCTGGTAAGGGGAATCCGGGAGCAGGCCCCCCATCAGGTACTTCTCGGTGTTACGGGTTCCGGTAAAACCTTTACCATGGCCCATGTAATTGCAGCAGCCAAAAGACCAGCCTTGATAATTGCACCCAACAAAACCCTGGCAGCTCAGCTTTTCAATGAGTTCAGGCAGCTTTTTCCCCACAATGCCGTGGAATATTTTGTCAGTTACTATGATTATTACCAGCCCGAAGCCTATATACCTTCCAGTGACACTTACATAGCCAAGGATTCGGCCATCAATGAGATGATCGATAAAATGAGGCATTCCGCCACGCGTTCAGTCCTTACCCGAAGGGATGTCATTGTGGTGGCCAGTGTATCCTGTATTTATGGCTTAGGTGCGCCGGAGGATTATCTGGCCCTGCGGGTGGAGCTTGCAACGGGTCAGGAAAAGGGCAGGGACAGGCTGCTGCGGGAGCTGACCGCCATGCAGTATACCCGCAGTGATCTGGATTTTCACAGGGGAACTTTCCGTGTACGGGGAGACAGGGTGGAGATTTTTCCGGCCTATGAGGAAGACAGGGCTGTGCGTGTGGAATTTTTCGGAGATGAGATCGAAGGGCTTGCGGAGATTGATCCTCTTCGAGGTGAGATTCTAAGGAAAATGCGTACCACCGCAATTTTTCCTGGCAGCCATTATGTGACGGAAAAGGCCACCAGAAAACGGGCCGTGGCTGCCATAGAAGCGGAACTTAAGGAGCGTATTTCTTTTTTACGCTCGGAAAATAAGCTAGTCGAAGCCCAGCGTATTGAGGAAAGAACCAATTATGATCTGGAAATGCTGAGGGAGATCGGATACTGCACCGGCATTGAAAATTATTCCCGTCACCTGACGGGTCGCAATCCGGGGGAGCCGCCGCCCACCCTTTTTGATTATTTTCCCGATGACCTTCTTATTTTTTTCGATGAATCCCACATTGCCGTTCCCCAGGTTGGGGGGATGTACAAGGGGGACCGCTCCCGCAAGGAAACCCTTGTGAATTTTGGCTTCCGTCTGCCCTCCGCTCTGGATAACCGTCCCCTCAGGTTCCCTGAATTTGAGAAAAAAGCAGAACAGGTGATCTATGTTTCCGCAACTCCAGCGGACCATGAGCTGGAAAAGGCAGGCGATCGTGTGGCGGAGCAGATAGTAAGGCCCACGGGCCTTGTGGATCCGCCCATTGAGGTACGCAGTGCCGAGCATCAGGTGGATGATCTCTATGATGAAATCAAGGCCTGTCTGGAGCTGGGGGGCAAGGTTCTGGTGACCACCCTTACCAAGCGCATGGCCGAGGATCTGACGGACTACTATACGGATACGGGTATCCGTGTGCGTTATCTGCATTCGGATATTTCTACTTTGGAGCGGATAGAAATCATTCAGGATCTGCGCATGGATCGTTTTGATGTTCTGGTGGGCATCAACCTTCTCCGGGAGGGACTGGACATACCGGAGGTGGCCCTTGTGGCTATTCTGGACGCAGATAAGGAAGGCTTCCTGCGCTCCGCAAGGTCATTGATTCAGACTTGCGGCAGGGCAGCAAGAAACGTCATTGGCCGGGTGATCATGTACGCAGACCGCATTACTCCGTCCATGGCCAAGTGTCTGGAGGAGACGGGCAGGCGTCGCAGCATTCAGCAGGCCTACAATGAAACCCATGGTATTACTCCGGTATCCACAACCAAGGTCATTGGTTCCATGGCGGTATTCGGTGTGGCCGATGGGGATAGCATAGGGATGGATATGGCTGCGGAAAGTTCTGCTCCCTTTGAGGTGGAGAAAAAAGGTGGGGATCTCAGATCCATCATTGCAGGTCTGGAGGCGGAGATGATGGCTGCCTCCGAGGAACTGGCCTTTGAACGGGCAGCCAGACTTCGGGACAGAATCCGGGAGCTGCGGAGTCTTCAGGATCTCTGA